In Vigna angularis cultivar LongXiaoDou No.4 chromosome 8, ASM1680809v1, whole genome shotgun sequence, the DNA window CCCTTAAGGTGGTTAGGATCAGTTTGTCCCACTTTAATGTTCTCTGTTCTCCATGAGGAGTCCACTTGAGGAAGTTGATATTCATCTGGTTTCAAGGCCAAGGAAAAATCAGGCAACGTTGGTGCTGTCTCCATGATCCTATAGCACAAAATATGGTTTATTAGCCATGATACTTACTTTCATTagccaaaaataattaatcaattacaGTTAAGTAACATGTTTACACGTCCACTTTGGAAAGTTTACCTCTCATGAGAGTACAGATCTCGGTTTATTCGAACCTTGCTTGAAGTATCCTTTGGAATTTTTTCAGAGAGATACTTCATGGTCCCCCAAGGGGGTGGATTTCTGCAACCAAGACTCCCAGTTAGACTGACCATATAAAATACACAGCAAAACAAATAGTGATGTTATAAATCTCCAAGAGAAATAGAAAAGGACAATGATAAGCATGCCAAAGCCATGGTCATGATAACCTCAATGAACTGAGATGAACACATAAGACATTGCTGGTAAAtgctcttaaaaaaataataaaggttGTGCTTAGAGTtgaaagtattttaaaataaaaactcaactaatcactcaatcaatcaaaggaaaaggagaaaaggaagaaagtggAAGTACAATAAGAAATGAAGGATCATAATGGCATATTATGTCACCACACCATGCAAGAATATGCTAAAAATACTCTCCTATCAAGCATGTcattaaatttcatgaaaatgaAGAGCTACTACTTCGACAACCACAATAAATTTCTCTGAAGATTGTTCAAATAAAGACTGTCaacacatttatttttttataccgTGTCATTACTATGAAGTATTCATCAATTTTGTCAATGACTAATCTTTGTCTAGATGACCACTTTTAATAGGGTCTCTCCCCTCTCCCATCTCAACCATTTTTCATTCACCAGATCGAATTTGAGACTTTTATTAAGGAAAGTAAGTCCAATACAACTCAGAGCAACAACTTTTGGTGACTTCAACATATTTTAAGTTCATGTAAATATGATCAAATTTGGTTGTtctctgaaaaataaaatgttattctcctcataaatttgaaaatttcttaaaatggGAACATGACATGTGCGTAGACATGCAATATCAGTGACCATTTTGAGATAGCAAGTGACGCAGTATGTCAAGATATACACATAACATCACTGCTAAGTGGTGATAGGaactacttttttaattttaaaatttctatggaccaaaaatatcaaaaaaagGTTGGTGGACTAAACcaaatttagtcatttttaaaGGGGTTAAAAGTGCCTTTTTTTACCTAAAATAAATAAGCCTATCATAAGATATTGCTAAAATATTGTAAGCTTATCACCCACACATACGTGACCACATTCTCATTACGTGCACTCTAGTATTTTTACTGTTGCCAGTGCACATTTTTTGCAATAAGACAAAATGGCCACATCTGCTTGGTTAATGGAAATTGGCAGATGTATACCAAGTAAGCACTTCCAGTTCATCTACGGGATAGCCACAACAACTAacaatgatattatattttatttagaaaataagtgCATTACATCTTGTTGGTTCATCAAGGTCATAAAGAAAGAAGGGTAAAATCCTGTTttctgaaagaagaaaataacataaaattgtGTAATAGGGAAGACATGGGATAACCTTGACAATGGAGACGCTGCGTTGAATGCCTCACACAACTTCTTACtttctttgaaaaactcatctGCTGCTTGTAAAGCAGCTACAGCCATTCCATGAGATTTTTCTGTATTTCCCTCATCAAGAATCAAACCATGATAATAATATGCTGCAGCCTAGTAATCATTACAACAAAATTATCACAACTTCATATCACATGCTTTTTCAGAACGCACCCCCTATACTCATTCCCAGATTATATATGAATATACTAAAAGCAGAAGAAACAATATAAGGCATAGTACCTATGGTGCTTGTGCCATCAAACTACACCACAGCTACTATGCAGATAACTTATATATCCAAATCAAACTGTTTTTCAGTACTAAGAAAGATTACACAAGAGTCTAGAACCAGAAACAAAGACCATTAAATCTTTTAGTAACTTTTCATTAATTCAGACTTAAAACATTAACCAAgcaatcacattttttttccaaaaaaattatatttttcttactcCAAAATGAGTCCTCCGTAGACTAATGTTTAAATCTGAATATGCATTATGTTCCCCAAAAATGTACTTTGAAGGTGGGAATTCTAAAAAGTTCATAGTAGACAAAGAAAATCAATACTTGTATGTCTTCCATACTGCAGACTTGTGAACAATACATATGCATATACATAAACTTGCGctgaaaaatatattgaaataatcTTAGGTACTGAGTATATTTAACAGATTATCTGAAATGCAAGATGTACTGCAGGATACAATATAGCGGTTCAAGAAAATCAAAGGTATTTGGGTTGATAGCATTAGTAAAAGATTTAATCATCACCGTCTATCACAAGATTAGCAATAGCTTGGCAAATATTTCACCATACTATACACCCATTGTTACCAAAACACGTATCTGATAagaacaatcaaacaaaagtcCCTCTAGCCAGTTCCAGCTAAAGTTGGTCTAAGACAAATGAAGATTCAATCCCCTCAACTTCTAAAATTTCAACATAAACTACACATTTCATCTTGAAGTTGTAGAGGAAAATCATTATTTCCTACTTTCACCTCCATTATTTTCATACGGTAATCAGTAAACCAGAAAATCGATCtcctttataatattataatatgcaAATAGCATGGGGAAGGACATACCTTTGCTTCAACATATTTCCATTTCACAAAGAGACAATGTTTTTCACCCCAACCATTTGTTAATGGAAGATTCATGATGTTATCTTGAGCCTGTGAAATAGACAATGTGATCAAAGCAATGAATACTGATCAAATGCATCCGTGTTAACTTACTAATGTACACATTAGAGCACAAACACTCATAAACAGAGCATGTATGAAACAGATTTGTCATAGGGACAAAAAAAGTTAACTTTATTACAGTACAGATCCAAGAGAAACAAGTTAAGATATCCAGTAAGAAATGTAGGATACAACCCAAAAAAGAGGAGTGATTTTCCAGTGAAAAAACAGTCAAACAATCAAGATTAGATCCCATAGAACACAAGTTATCATACCTGTTGCCAACATTTCACCATCTCACATGCAAGCCTGCGCTTTACTGCAAGCGTGGCTTTGGTGCTATCAATGGCCATTCCAAGTTGTATATCTACACcctgaaaaaaagaaaaggaggaagaaataaataaacaaatatctAACAAAATGGATTTGAAGAAGAGTAAAGGTATTATATGTTGAACGTTCTCCTTCTCCAAGCTTCCATTCAATATTAGTATCACTACCCAAGCAACTTTTCTCCCAGGAACATTCACCATACATATACTTACCCTCATACAAATTACTAAAAGTGACACAGGAGACCCAAAACATCATAACTACTACTACTACATTACTCGAAACAAAAATCCATGGGTATTCACATATGATGGGACGAAAAAAAAACATCTCATTAACATTCCATGCATATCAgttctttactttcttttattatgaaGAGAGACAAGTAATAAGAGACTCGAAAGTCAAATGCAAAGTTATCAGATTCAGTTATTCAGCATGCGATGAAAAGTTTGCTTACTATCCAACCCTATAAGAAAAAAGTGGgatatttttaaaactactTATTCAgacaattcttttttttttaaagcaGAAACCCATCTAGAATCTGATTGACCAAGAAAGATAAAAGTAGCCCtgaattttcttaaaatcaatACAAATATGAGATTGGAAGGTTAAGTTGATGTCTATCCAAAACATTTTTCAGGGTTGTGAAAACAAAAGTTGTTATCACCATAGAAGACATTTTTAGTGCCAAATCATGACCAATATTACCAGGTAATCCAATCCTCTGGACTTCAAAACCAAGTATACAATTAAAATGGATACATAAATACCCTGGCAAAGCTAAGTCAACTGATTGAATATCATAACTTTGTGAGAAATTAAGTTCACAATAAATTTACAATGCTAATAAAACAGAATACGTTTAGCCATTAACTAACAAGTAACGAATAGACTCTTCAAATAGTGTGTCCATAGGAAAGGAACATTAATACCTGTCCTAATGCTTGTAGGGAGAGTGCTCGCAGAACTCCTTCTGCTAGGTCTACGGGTAAATTTCTCCTAAAATCAGAGccaaagtaataacaattaAACAAAGAAGATAATCATTTAGATTACAGTAATAAGTAAGACATTCCATTCATCGCACACATTATgcattaaatatgtaaaaaccTGAGTTCTGCAGGTAACTGTGGAAGAACATGTCTGACTGCACAATCCAGATACCCAGCTGCCTTTAAGAAGATATCAACAGAGGCTCGTCTGTTTTCTGTTAGCAGATACCAAAAGGGAAATAATGAAAACACAAATATGCTAAGTATATATCAGATAAAAAGGTTACGTTTGCTAGGTAGTTGGTTATGATACTAGTAGATGAAGAAACAACTATGAATACTTTGTATTAAGATAAACTTTCTAACATAGCACGTGTGTTGTATACATGTCAAGTCCTAATTATGGAAGAGATCAAAGCTAggaattattttcttaattaaatacttttttagcCAATTTTTGCCCATTAATCAAATAGAAATATAATCCAATAATAAATATCAAGTGAAGGGTCAACATAACTGATGTCTTTTTATACAAAAGCACATCCACCACACACAAAGAAGAAACACGAATTTTTTGGAAACTTCGAGAATATGTCATTTGTGAGTAACTATTTACCAACAGAAGAGTGAACTGTTGATGTTTGGAGTGTCTCCAGTGAGAAGTCTAATCTGATCTATTCCAATGCACTTTTGCAGTTTGAAATATTAACCAAAAAGAGATTCAGGAAGAGGCAATAATTTAATGACAGGGACCAAATCTTTTACAGTATTTCTACTACCAACCTTCTGATACTTTGGGCTGATGACCATCATTGGATGATGATCTTGGAAGCAGTAACAAGTTAGCCTGTGATAGTGATAGCATTGCCATCAGATGTAAAACTGACAACACCTCATACCAAGCATTAGACATGGTCGTCTCCTGTAAAGATCGCCAATCATGCAATAAATCATGAGCAAGTCCAATATAAAAGTATGTTCCACATCAAATCCAGAAACAAGTATtgacttcaaaaataaaaaacggaTACCTCTTTGTCATCCTCTTGATTCACCCAAACAAATTGTACTTTGTACTGTAAATGGCTTCCTGAACCACAAACATAGGCAGCAATAATCAATACTTGTCTCTCAGAGAGCATACATCATATAAAAATGGACTAACAAGCACAAGCTTTACCATCTTTAACTAATCCTAGAAGAACAGGCAAGTAATCTTCAAGAGCCTGCACAAGA includes these proteins:
- the LOC108346021 gene encoding uncharacterized protein LOC108346021 — protein: MGCVVSTPKDSGGNRRRPGSIGEVSVYVPGLRIPKPVDFAQSLGDYLSKNIVERLSALRTRIVVMTGQEGPTITRTKRKTQHGGSTLADLVQALEDYLPVLLGLVKDGSHLQYKVQFVWVNQEDDKEETTMSNAWYEVLSVLHLMAMLSLSQANLLLLPRSSSNDGHQPKVSEENRRASVDIFLKAAGYLDCAVRHVLPQLPAELRRNLPVDLAEGVLRALSLQALGQGVDIQLGMAIDSTKATLAVKRRLACEMVKCWQQAQDNIMNLPLTNGWGEKHCLFVKWKYVEAKAAAYYYHGLILDEGNTEKSHGMAVAALQAADEFFKESKKLCEAFNAASPLSRNPPPWGTMKYLSEKIPKDTSSKVRINRDLYSHERIMETAPTLPDFSLALKPDEYQLPQVDSSWRTENIKVGQTDPNHLKGDK